Below is a window of Lagenorhynchus albirostris chromosome 11, mLagAlb1.1, whole genome shotgun sequence DNA.
AGCTCTGTTTCCTAAAGTGGAATGAACTGAAGATACAAATACTAATACAGGATAAATACCCATAATCTGAAAAAAGAGACAGAGCAATCATGTTAAATGTAACCATCCTACCATCCCCAAttctgtaaaatatacattatCACCTACTCTTGGCATCTCACTTTCAAcactaaaacttaaaataattttatttaatcagagaatttatattatagttttacttcaaaaaacacaacaaaaacccTACAGCTGATTGCAGAGTAAGGCTTTCCCAATGACCACCAATTTTAACTTTATGAGCTGAGGACCTCAGGAGGTGGCATTCACCCACCAGTAAGCTGGAGGAAGAGGAGCAAGTTGTCCCCAAACCCAGGAAAGGTGGCCATCTAGCCAAGGCAGGGCACTGCAGCTTTCCTTCCTGTGCCCAGGCCCCTGACCCACATTCACTCTCATCTTCCATCTGAGCCAAGCCAGTAAGGCAGTTAAACGAAGGCCCCAAACATGAagcaggagaaaaggagagggacAGAGGTCAGATGACCCCAATTAGAGGGATGCTGAGGGTGCTcagaatttcaaattttaattaaaatgaaaaaaaaaaaaggtcaacttGGAATGTCATGATTTTCTTTaaacaagcaacaacaacaaaatagaagAGATTAAACTATTGGTGTATTTAACAGCATTGAACAGAATTCTGTGTCCTGTAAAAAAATTAGCTTATGTCCCCATGTGGGTATATGCAAATGTGTATGCAAACACATCCCCCTAGGTGAGATAAATGCTACTTTGGAAATAGTATTCTCTACCCATATCTACTGGTCCTATATCTGTGGATAGTGTACTGTGTTTGTATCTCTCCAATTTACATAAAGGCAAGCTCCTGGCCAAATCTACTAAAGAGTTTTCCAGGAGGAAATCttgtgggaggcagggagaggaaagaCATTCATCTCAGTCTTTCACCTGAGCTTTTGTCCAAGGCAGGCAAATTGCCTCCTGACCTCAGGCAGATGTTTAAGTCTTCACCAACTAAGAAAGTTCTGTTATTCTGGCCTGGCTGCTTGCTCCAGACTCAGAAACATCTGGTCAACCCAAGCATCGTTGGGCTGGGGAATTGTGTGTGTACTGCATCATCCAGACCCTCTTGCagtttcttcctcccctccctcactctcACGTGCAGACACAGACAGACATAGTCTGGTGGGGACATGCAGTAGCATCTCCTTGGTGTATAAGATCTTCTGCGTACCTTGAGTCTATCTGCTTGCTGCCCTTGACTGATTTGAAACAGTTGGCTTTTCAGCAGCTTCCTTGTCTGTGTCCTTTATGTactggggaagagggaagagaagggcaAAGGGAGGAGGGTCTGGGAGATGGTGAgatggggaagaagaaagaagggtaGGTATTACAATGCCCAAATTGGGTAGTTTTTCAATTCTTGTTTTCCTAAAAAAATATAGATTATATCATCACAAAGAAGAATATACATTCCTCATTCTTTCCGGCATGGCACCAAAAATTTCCAGGTGGAAATGGGTGAtgtcaaaaccaaaaagaaagggaagggtgGGGCCAGGAGGATGGTTCCAAATAAACTCCATATGACAGCATAGATTTTCCTTTAAGTGTTCGAAGTGCTAAATTTGCAAGAAAACAGGCACTAATTTCATTGTCATCATCTGGGAAGAGTTAGTGTCCAAGGGAAGCTCAGTGGGAAAGGAGGGAAGTGAGTTGGGGCAGGGTCTGGCACTCAGGGGTCTGTGGCATTGATGATGCTTTTGTCCGGGGGGGCCCATCCTCGGTACCAGCTGCAGTAGCCACCCTTCTGCCGGATGCAGGCATAGTGTTTGGACTGGTAGCCAGGGTAGCCAAAATTGGAGAGCATGTCGGTCCAGAGACACTCGTTCTTGGAGGTCACAAAGCAAGGCAGGTAGTAGCAGGATTTGATCTGCAGTGAGATAACAACCAAAGGTTGGTGGAGCCTGCTGTGGTGGACCTAGGCCTGATGCTTGCCTGAGACTGGATTCAGAACTTGGGACCACTGCAGGTGGAGCCCAGCCACATCACTCCCTtagtgaaaataatataaataacacttaccaatacttattgagcacctactgtgtaccagacatTCTGCTAAGTGCTTCTATATTATTctctttaattctcataacagattTATCTCCCTTTTACAAAGAAtagagcctcagagaggttaagtaacttgccccaggtcacacagccagaaagtggTAGAATTAGACATTTGGGAGTGCTTTCCCTCTCAAATGGTAACAGGCAAAGGCGGGAGCTCTCAGCTGTTGTAGGGAGTTGAGAAATTAGAAAGATTAAAGCATACACTGTAGAGTCCAGCTGCCCTAGGCTAGAAATCAGACTTAGTGAGCTGTGTGACTTAGGGCTAGCTACTTAAGCTCTCtaggtctctgtttcctcctctgcaaaatggggacaattAAAACTGTACTAGTCATAATCGCTATTGTCCCATTTGgcagagttgttgtgagaattaactgAGAGAATGGCCTAACTACCTCCCACAGCAGCAAGGCTGTGTGCCTTGACCCTGTGCTTGGGTCAAGGAGTTGGGCCAGGTTGAAGAGTGACCCTCTGCAGCAAGTGGTATCAGCAGTCCTGCGCCAGCTTGCCCACCTGGGGCGGGGGCCACCAGTGCGTCAGCTGCCTAGGTGAACCCACTTGGGGCTGCTGGGCAGGACCTGCCAACGTAAGGATCCTGTACCTGCCACAACCTTGAGCCACAGGAAGGGCCAAGGATGCTGAAGAGCCCTCATGCCCCGGCAGCTGCCAAGTGGGCAGCACATATTACAGCAGAAAGTCATTCTTTCCTCGCCTTCTTCACTGCTCAGCCTGGTGCAACATTCCTCACCACTCCTTCTCGGACCTGCCCCTCTGCTCAGGCCTGACATGCACACCCTTCCCAGCCTCACGGCCCAGTGCCCAGTACTGTAGGAGCTGATGTTTCTGGGGCTGCGAGCCAGCACCTCCCCTGCCTGCTCTCCCTGGGGCTTACCTTGCAATTACAACCCAGATGATATCGATAGTTCAACCCCTTGCGCTGGGAGAGGGTGAGCTGGTCCCACCTCTCCACGAAGTTACACAGTCCTGTGTACATCTTGCCATCATAGACACGGCCTAGAGGAGGAGAGGGACAACAAGCGGGGGTTATTTTGTCCAGAACCCAGCCAGAAGAGGAAGAATTCATACCTACTGAGTAACCCCCTTAGGCCAGGAACTGTGTGCTACGTACTCTTCAGTCCCATGATTTTATTTCATCCTCCCCAACACCTTTTAGGATGAGTTGTATTCCCATTTtccaaatacagaaaattaagttcagagaggttaagcgatTTGCAGAAGGTCCCAAACCCAGTAAGCACTGGAGCTGGGGCCAGAAACCAACTATTCTCTTCCCGTGTCAATGGCTTTTTgatcttgcttttgttttttcctttctacgTTGACTGCGTAAAGGTGGATAAGTTTCAAAGACAGACCTAATAGGTTGTCCTAAGATGTGGAGAGCAATAGGTACTagcaatttcttttcatttacagtAAAGCTGAGAAATTGCAAAACCAGGCAAAACTAGGTTTCCTCCCCAGAGTCAGTGGTGGAGCAGAGACTAAAATCCAGCCTCACTGTAGGAACTTCAAGCTCCCACCACTGGTCAAGCAAGATGGACTCAACACTAGATATTCCTTATAAGTCAGATATTCCTTATAAGTCAGTGGGCTCATCGCCAAAGTCCTGAGAACACTGCTGGGTCTACCATTCCTTCTCCATCCTCTAAAGTGAAGGAACAGTGGACCTTGGCCAAACCCTGGCCTAGATGCTGGATTTGGCCGTTACCTGTCAGCAGGTACTGGTACTTGTTGACCTCTAGCTTAAGGCCACAGAGACTTTCGGAAGCTTCTGTGTGGATGTACTGCACGTGGGGCATCTTGGTGAAGCCTCGGTACATCTGTGGGCAGAAGGAATATCATGAGAGGGGGACCAGGGCTCAGAACACATGCTGTCATTTGGGCTGTGGGATCGGATTCCCCTAATAGGCCACTATGTGGCCGGTCACTGACCTACCTACCCCAGGGTCTTCACTTCAGAGACGAGGCCACCTGCTCCTCACTTGTCTGAGCCATGGGTGGTGCCTTCCCCGAGAAGCCTTCCCATCCATCCAGTCACACCTCccattccattttacagatgaggagcctGAGGCCTAGGCAGATTAAGTGGCTTGTCTAAGGCCACACGGTTGGCGAATAGCAGAGGTAGGCATCCAAGCAGGGGAATCTGCTCTTAACCATTATCCTATGCTGTCTCCCAATGCAGCCTCACAAGTTCATGGCTAAGGGCCTCTGATGCAGGCAGGTGCCATTTATAGCTATCGTGCCTCCTTTGTAAGCATGCGCTCAGAGCCACTGGTGTGAATGTAACAGAGGCTGAACCCACTTGGTTATTCCAGGTCAAGTCCATGAGCATTATGTGGGCCCGGATCTGTTGAGACAACTGCTAACCATGTGAgctggtggaggtgggagggggcacCGAGGTGTTGCCGAATCCCATTATCCCCCAGTTCTCAGAGTACACAGGCCCTGGATGGCTGGTGGTCTCTAGGCTTATCCCAAGGGTTTCCAATAAGACAACGTCTCTATTTTAGTTCCTGGCATGCATAAGTAATTTACTAATGGTAATAAAAAGCCAGACATCACCTCATTGGTGTCTCATCTAAGTGCCTCCCATTCAGTCTAAtgggctgtttttctttctccccatcttCTTTTAAGTGGCGACTGGCTGGCGGGGGTAGGTGGTCCATGAGGCCCTCTGCCATCACAAAGGGTCTCTTGGACCGACAGGGTTTGGGAGCCTCTGCCTTTTTAAGGGGAGTGCTGTTCTAATTGTGTGCAACCATCGGTGCAGGTGCTTTTAATTTACCTGGCCTCCCTTCTTAACCCTCTTTTCCCGGGAGGCTCTCCAGATGAATGAGGAAATGCAGCCAAGAGCAGCGAGAAGTGCTGTCCTCTCAGTTTTGAGCTGTGCTCTCGGGGAGCATGGGCGTGTCACATCCTACCCCCCACTTCCTCAGTGATGGATGGTGCCTCTCTGGCTTTAACAGGAACCATGCTTAAGGGTGCTGCTGTGTGCATGCCATCAAGTGTGGCCTCGGGAGAACGTCCCCTGTACTCACTCCCAGGCCCAACAACTTCTCACTTTGGTGTGGATGACCCTTGACTTTTTGGCAAGTGTTCCAACTCAGTACTCTCTCTAGGTCTTTCAGGCCAGCCTGTTGGAGACTCAGTTTATTCCATGTTGGTCTGTCCCCTGTATCTCTTTTCTGCTTTATGGGTAAGAATCAAGCCCCTGCCCAGTAAGAACTCAACTTGTTGAAATCAGCTTGGCATCTCTGCTACTTTTGAATTGAAGAACACTTTATTTTAATATGGTTTCTAGCACTTGCATATGGAGCCAAAATCTTAACACATTATAAATGACTGAGTCTGACAAATACAGAGCTGCCTTTCAGGGTCAGTTCTGAAAATAATATGGTAAATGTATGGTAAAGGCAGGTTTTACTCATTTTGTTgtcttttctttataataatCCAGCTTGATCTAAATATTGATCCTAAAGTATCCTAAAGTATTGGTCCTAAAGTATCCTAAAGTATTATTAGGTTTGTAGTCATAGAGACCGAGAATTGGTTTGACAAACTTAGGAGGGTTATAACAGGTTTATAATGTCCTGAAATCAGAGAATCTGAGAATCTCAGAATTGGAAAGGGTGTTAATCTGATCCAGCCGATGCAATGGAAGATTAATGGTAAACTTGGGTTCTGTGGACAGACAACCAGAGTCTGCATCTTGTCTCTGCCACTTATTTGCCTCTTGGAAAGTTACATACcatctttgggcctcagtttcttcatctgtaaattggggcaAAGCAATTACTTCATATAGcgtttttgagaattaaatgccTTAGAATAGCACTTGGCATACCTTTAGTAAAAATTAGTTTAAAGCCAGTTATACTAAAGTTCGTAATAAGCAGAGGAAAGGATTTGGTCCTCTTCTTCCTACATGTCTTGCCCAGCCTCATCACTTAAGTGCAAGTAGTTAAAGCCGGTTTCAGACGTAGACAGGttgctcttttttcccccagctttactgaggtatgacTGACAGATAAAAAGTGTATCAGTGTAAGGGGaggttttgatatatgtatacattgtgattACCACAATGAAgctagttaacacatccatcacctcatatagttacctTTTTATGTGTGAGAACACAacatctactctcttaacaactttctaGTATGTAGTACAGTGTTGGTAACCATAGTCCCCATGCTGTCCACTAGCTCTCCAGAACTTACGCATCCTGCAGTACTGAAAATCTGTACCCTTTCACCAACATCTCCgcatttcccccacctcctagaccctggtaaccaccattctactctctgcttctaagaattcgacttttttagattccacgaaTATGTGAGAtcatgcattatttttctttctgtgtctggcttatacttagcataatgtcctccaggttcatctttGTTGtcaaaatgacaggatttccttttttaaggctgaataatattccattataatatttaattgcaatattgtatatacaccacattggACTCTACAAGCCTCTGGGCTTGGCTTCGCTTTGTGATAGTATCTACATGAAGTTCTAAGAAGTTAACTTCCCTTGGGGTGAAGGGACAAATAACGTGGGAAAGAAATTTTTGAGTTTGGGGAGTTTTCCCTATTTCTTATGGAATGTCTGGTTGAGTTCTTACTGGGCAGGGGCTTGATTCTTACCCATACTTTATACTTGCAGCATGAACTGTCACCACTATGTCAGATATTTCTGGCATGCCTACAGCACTGTGCTGGATACTGCTTTATATCATAAACTCATTTAAACTCACAACTGATTCTTATAAGCAACCGAGTTTCAGAGACATTAGATACCTGACTGAGGTACCAAGTACATGGATTTTTCTCTCACAGAATGGGCTGTCTAGCTGGGGTGGCAGAGCACACGAGAACAGAGTCACAGGCATTTGGAGGAGGAGAACAGTTCCCCATAGGCTGGGGCGGTCAGAGAGGCTTCCAGCTGGAGCTTCAAATAGCTTCAAATGCTATTAATCATTTGATTAGACAAAGCCTTGAAGGAAGGAAGTCACTGGGGGCCAAGCATTCCGATTGTCCAGCAGATCTGTCCTGCCCAGAGTCAGGACATGCACAGCACATGACCAGCGGGCCTCCCCATGGGCCTTTCCCAAGACCAGCTGGGACATAATGTCCCCCACGTGCTGTCCCCTGCAGCCAGCCTGAGAGCATGTCTCCATGGCATAAACTAAAGCTACAGGCAAAGCAGATGCTTTCTCATGGTCCTGATAAGAGATAAGATCCCCAAAGATTAGAACATCCAATTCTGGAAACTTCCACCTTTGTACCACAGCCCAGCACCTCAGCCCCAGCGAATCTCCATGTTTGGGTTTGCAATAAGCTCCCTCAACATTCTAacacccttcccctgcccccaaacACACCTGTGGGTCACTGCACACTCAAGAGATGCCTGAGAGGAGGACCAGAGGCCCTGGAATTAGCATATGGAAGAGGGTCTGCCTGCCTTTCATCTGGTGAGaggttttggggggagggggtgggaactctgagagagaagagaggtcaGACAGAGCAGCTCAAATTCTCACGTTTTCCCCGTTCCTTTAGTCCTGCTCTAAGGGAGTCCTTGCTTTCCCCAGGCTGACTCTCTGGGGTAGACTCTAATCCGCTAGAACAAAGCGCCCAGGGACCAGTGCCAAAACTCCTGCAGACTCCCCTCTCtggcctctcccccttccctcctacaAAGATATTTTTCCATACACCCTTTGCAAGTCAAGAGCTACACTGCTGGATGACAAATCCACAAACCCAAGTTAACCTCCTTTTGTTCCCTAGGGGAACTAGATacaaatggggtggggggagcccccAAAGTGGGTGGGAATGATGAATCAGCCTGCTGCTCCACTGCTCTGTAATCTCCCTGTAGGCAAAAATGCTAATTTCGCTCTAGTTTACTACTTTCTGACTATACAATCTTGACGGTTGTTTAGCCTTTCCAAATATCACCTGTAAAATAAAGGATAATGTGTATCtatttcacagggttgttatgagaattgtTCCCCCATCATTATAACAAttatctttggggcttccctggtgctgcagtggttgagagtccgcctgccgatgcaggggacacgggttcgtgccccggtccgggaggatcccacatgccgcggagcggctgggcctgtgagccatggccactgagcctgagcgtccggagcctgtgctccgcagcaggagaggccacaatagtgagaggcccgtgtaccgccaaaaaaatatatatatatctttgcatCCTTAGCTCAAAAAAGCACAGTGCAAAGCACAGAAGCACTGAGagcgtggggaggagggagagaagaaaggacatgagggagggagggagggtgactAAATGGCCTACTCCTACTCCTATGTCTTGTACCTTCTTGGACTAGCAGACTGGTACCTGGAGACCAGCAGAATCCAGGGGCTGTTTGGATAGAAGGGCAATGACCAGTTCTATAGGTTATCTAATATTGGGCTGGTAGCAGGGCAGAGTTAATAAAACGTACTAGATAGTGGTTGATGATCAAAGTAAGATGGCAGGGATATTTTGGGAGTCACTGTAAAGAGCACACAGGATTGGGAAGGAACCCTGACACCTCAGCTTGGGAACCAGATCTAGCTTTAATTAAATGTGTGATTCTGGACAACTCATTTCCCTTTGAGCCTCTGTCACAAGTAAATCAAGGGAATTTATTTTCTAACGTCCAGCACTCTGATCCATGGACCTGGGTGAAAGATGGTGAATGGACAACAAAAGACCCGTGTCTTGGGAGTGGGTGTGTGTGCTCTGAAGTGGATGGGTGAGCAAATGTTATTTGGCCTCTAAACACTGCTTAGAGGCTGTTCCCAGTGAGGGGGGAATGGGACATTCTGCCCACAGCAAGGGCCTCTGGTCACCCTGGCATCCAGGCcttgaaggaaggagagaagctaGGCAAACTTAGGAACCACTGCTCCCAGCCTCTTCCCCTCCCAGCTCTCTGCTGACCAT
It encodes the following:
- the TIMP3 gene encoding metalloproteinase inhibitor 3, whose amino-acid sequence is MTPWLGLVVLLGSWSLGDWGAEACTCSPSHPQDAFCNSDIVIRAKVVGKKLVKEGPFGTLVYTIKQMKMYRGFTKMPHVQYIHTEASESLCGLKLEVNKYQYLLTGRVYDGKMYTGLCNFVERWDQLTLSQRKGLNYRYHLGCNCKIKSCYYLPCFVTSKNECLWTDMLSNFGYPGYQSKHYACIRQKGGYCSWYRGWAPPDKSIINATDP